CGCGCCTGGGAGTCGGCGACGGAGGTGCCGCTGGCCGAACTCCGGGACGCCGAGGTCGACGTGGTGATCCTGCAACGCCCGGAGGAGATCGACCTCGTCGAGCAGTGGCTCGGCAGGCGGCCGGGCCGGGACATCCCCGCCGTCTATCTCGAACACAACGTGCCGCGATCGGACCCGGCGTCGGCACGGCATCCGCTGGCGGATCGCACGGACATCCCGATCGTGCACGTCACCCACTTCAACGACCTGATGTGGGACAACGGCCGGGCGCCCACCCACGTCATCCAGCACGGCATCGTCGACCCCGGCGAGCAGTACACCGGCGAGCTGCCGCACGGCGTCGCGCTCATCAACGAGCCGTCCCGCCGAGCCCGCGTCACGGGGAGCGACCTGCTGGCGGTCTTCGCCGACGCGGGCCCGGTCGATCTCTTCGGCATCGGAGCGGCCGACTTCGTCCCGGCCTCCTCGACCGCCCATCCGGTGCGCGGCATCGACGATCTCGACCATGCCGCGCTGCACCCCGAGATGGCCCGTCGACGGGTGTATCTGCACACCGCCCGCTGGACCTCGCTCGGCCTGTCGCTCCTGGAGGCGATGCAGCTCGGGATGCCCGTCGTCGTGCTCGCCGCCACCGAGACGACGATGGCGGTCCCCTCGGAGGCGGGCGCGGTCTCCACCGACGTGTCGGTACTGGTGCGGGCCTTCCGCGAACTGCTGCACGAACCCGATCTCGCGGTGCTCGCGGGCCGGGCAGGCCGGGACTACGCGGTGACGAGATACGGACTCGATCGCTTTCATCGCGACTGGACCGCCCTGCTCGCCGAGGTCACTCGGTGAACCGCCGCGCAGCGGCTCCGAGAGGAGGCCCGATGAGAATCGCGATGGTGTCCGAGCACGCCAGTCCGCTGGCCGCGCTGGGCGGTGTCGATGCAGGCGGCCAGAACGTCCACGTCGCCGAGCTGTCCTCCGCGCTGTGTCGGCAGGGCCACCAGGTGACCGTGTACACGCGGCGTGAGAGTCTCGTCGTGCCCGAGACGATCATCACCGACGGCGGCCTTCGCGTCGTGCACGTGCCCGCGGGTCCGCCGGTCCCGCTGCCGAAGGACCGGCTCCTGGCGCACATGGGGGAGTTCGGCGC
The Actinoalloteichus fjordicus DNA segment above includes these coding regions:
- a CDS encoding glycosyltransferase, encoding MTAQAGGRNVLLWHVHGSWTDSFVRGPHHCVLPTLAEGGPWGRGRCGRAWESATEVPLAELRDAEVDVVILQRPEEIDLVEQWLGRRPGRDIPAVYLEHNVPRSDPASARHPLADRTDIPIVHVTHFNDLMWDNGRAPTHVIQHGIVDPGEQYTGELPHGVALINEPSRRARVTGSDLLAVFADAGPVDLFGIGAADFVPASSTAHPVRGIDDLDHAALHPEMARRRVYLHTARWTSLGLSLLEAMQLGMPVVVLAATETTMAVPSEAGAVSTDVSVLVRAFRELLHEPDLAVLAGRAGRDYAVTRYGLDRFHRDWTALLAEVTR